From Maylandia zebra isolate NMK-2024a linkage group LG11, Mzebra_GT3a, whole genome shotgun sequence, one genomic window encodes:
- the nes gene encoding nestin, which translates to MELHSLQRTTHTNHLGEEKQQMLNLNRRLGTYLNRVKLLEEENMLLAKEIQAMRHNNQGALTRRRGLEEELRQARLEVDAVWRDRVLTELEVGKLTEELQALDLWRQREAEEKVKAKTKLEQSRKELEEEQRAQIWLREKVNQLEHEMRLLIQTHGEDVAHLEATLTHSRATLSYTFSQKGNHTPNLLQLGHEYSQSATRAWQEAAEAYQDQLTRLEESLNQARSRLTQVGQEKRESQLKLQALEKEIISAQEIRQHLEKTVAQQTDKYSQEMQQLQEHLESLEVEKHELGQQINHIIMENRGLTQLKMSLGLEVATYRALLDGESLRGDVSVLNQPRNISITDAVFSSQGVKKNYQTQLSASRKTTSLSSIRSIAEPTVMSTTLFLSRKPVTSNETPKTSEECPDARKAETWETPYPKIMQDGAVENFRPQEVCEKVTYAEPLSPPNEPETNAKAPSGDEEADWNDVDVKCSDERPIVESVVSCQVESTLSTEQSFNDEVGRHQFTAPSYTPYHANLKEEPSSFPDESDEDVALLGEAEEQYKQQDPLDACVREVCTGKDTGHIQEESSDSETEAVLEPTPESRPCSPESQCVFNQAVDKNLDENVTNDVDPTEIKQEISCSMIETNQMDVEDKLYPDGEEMDTWDSVIERKTDVKKDDCNTNDEVKGQHAEPEEDISAREQVNEQKGSIMQDFATVVQQGNIMTSSLIDKQADDQEHAALEQELVPLPDNEGDDDDEDSQNVSMSWKTEVEGDSYAQDNTLADTRPLIRYKSDETDANTQASHMDESESSEGEQEKKIGETGTGTWSESKAKKFGTMEDLCEEVEGETMDDEYNLSYTHIKDGDDDDGTTVSERVIQVNDKESAEEGIRDGREGHSDEETEELTEHMVPANVAYDEELETDKLVEQELENLCTDSYSAHFAQQQDGDQLLYTNDESDREITEEEEDMSYCETGTKVNHELVSSTTIIDQTSENPSVSDLADMTHHIDTVDVEDIHYEDQEVKDTPEKREEEGGPNVSMVTHADIAEDQSGFSKFMSSPEMEEINNSVDPNSVLLVTTDEENVQDMAAQDEVKDAFPLEVIGQSQEQDESDKDCQELPEAEWEVLGDPREDSEARDEIEYDDKCQKVPETTNEGDVIHQEEPLEIPNESTADENGIFKANDPANNGLNGLFSSGIKSDFWVSSLESGATGEPADACNEAAEQTNENLGFVDNLVWEITKNQNAFNGKSRVDIESALTTKSEHEQMDKQVKQVLGRNVSEGELVHSEESEAEAELWSSGEEPA; encoded by the exons atggagctccacagtttaCAAAGGACCACCCACACCAACCACCTGGGTGAGGAGAAGCAGCAAATGCTGAACCTAAATCGACGACTCGGGACCTACCTGAACCGAGTTAAACTCCTAGAGGAGGAAAACATGCTGCTTGCAAAGGAGATACAAGCTATGAGACACAATAATCAAGGTGCTTTGACACGCAGAAGAGGCCTGGAGGAAGAGTTGCGGCAGGCAAGACTGGAAGTAGATGCAGTCTGGAGAGATAGGGTCCTCACAGAGCTGGAAGTTGGCAAGTTGACTGAGGAACTTCAAGCGCTGGACTTGTGGAGACAGAGGGAGGCTGAAGAAAAAGTGAAGGCCAAGACAAAGCTGGAGCAAAGCAGGAAGGAGTTGGAGGAGGAACAGAGGGCACAGATTTGGCTTAGAGAGAAGGTCAACCAGCTGGAGCATGAGATGAGACTCCTGATCCAAACACATGGGGAGGATGTAGCCCACCTGGAAGCCACACTGACCCATTCTAGAGCTACATTATCTTACACATTTTCTCAAAAGGGCAACCATACACCGAATCTCCTTCAGCTGGGGCATGAATACTCTCAGAGTGCCACCAGAGCATGGCAGGAGGCAGCAGAGGCTTATCAGGACCAGCTGACTCGGTTAGAGGAGTCACTTAACCAGGCCAGGAGCCGTTTGACCCAAGTGGGTCAGGAGAAACGTGAGAGCCAGCTGAAGCTCCAAGCCCTGGAGAAGGAGATCATCTCAGCTCAGGAAATCAGACAGCATCTGGAGAAAACTGTTGCCCAGCAGACAGACAAATACAGCCAAGAGATGCAGCAGCTCCAG GAGCACTTGGAGTCCTTAGAGGTGGAGAAGCATGAGCTTGGTCAACAGATCAATCATATCATAATGGAGAACCGAGGCCTGACGCAGCTGAAAATGTCTCTAGGTCTCGAAGTAGCAACATACAG AGCTTTGCTGGATGGTGAAAGCCTGAGGGGAGACGTGTCTGTGTTAAATCAGCCAAGAAACATTTCCATCACAG ATGCAGTTTTCAGTTCTCAAGGGGTTAAAAAGAATTACCAGACTCAGCTGTCTGCTAGCCGCAAAACCACTTCTCTCTCATCAATTCGCAGCATAGCAGAACCAACAGTAATGTCTACCACTCTATTTTTAAGTAGAAAACCTGTAACGTCAAATGAAACACCAAAGACTTCAGAGGAATGTCCTGATGCAagaaaggcagaaacatgggaAACCCCTTATCCAAAAATAATGCAGGATGGAGCTGTTGAAAATTTCAGACCACAGGAAGTTTGTGAAAAAGTCACGTATGCTGAGCCTTTGTCGCCTCCTAATGAGCCAGAAACGAATGCTAAAGCACCATCAGGGGACGAGGAAGCAGACTGGAACGATGTTGATGTTAAATGCTCTGATGAAAGGCCAATTGTTGAGTCAGTTGTCAGTTGTCAGGTTGAATCTACCCTCAGCACTGAGCAATCCTTTAATGATGAAGTTGGCCGTCACCAGTTTACAGCACCCAGCTATACACCATATCATGCAAATTTGAAAGAAGAGCCCAGCAGTTTCCCAGATGAGTCTGATGAGGATGTAGCTTTGTTAGGGGAAGCTGAAGAGCAATATAAGCAACAGGATCCACTTGATGCATGTGTAAGGGAAGTGTGTACAGGCAAAGATACAGGGCATATTCAAGAAGAGAGTTCAGATTCTGAAACAGAGGCAGTGCTTGAACCGACACCCGAATCCAGGCCTTGCAGCCCAGAATCTCAATGCGTTTTTAACCAAGCTGTTGATAAAAATTTAGATGAAAATGTTACAAATGATGTCGATccaactgaaataaaacaagaaataagTTGTTCTATGATAGAGACAAACCAAATGGATGTCGAAGATAAATTATACCCTGATGGAGAAGAGATGGATACATGGGATAGTGTAATAGAGAGGAAGACTGATGTAAAGAAAGACGATTGCAATACAAATGATGAAGTAAAAGGACAACATGCTGAACCAGAGGAGGACATATCAGCAAGAGAACAAGTGAATGAGCAGAAAGGAAGCATTATGCAGGATTTTGCTACAGTTGTACAGCAAGGCAACATTATGACTTCTTCCCTGATTGACAAGCAAGCAGATGACCAAGAGCATGCTGCATTAGAGCAAGAACTCGTTCCACTTCCTGATAATGaaggagatgatgatgatgaagactcTCAAAATGTTTCCATGTCTTGGAAGACTGAGGTGGAGGGTGACAGTTATGCTCAGGATAACACTCTGGCTGATACTCGTCCTCTGATCCGATACAAAAGCGATGAGACTGATGCCAACACTCAGGCGTCACACATGGATGAGAGTGAGTCCAGTGAAGgtgagcaggaaaaaaagatcGGAGAGACAGGAACTGGAACGTGGAGTGAAAGCAAGGCAAAGAAATTTGGAACAATGGAAGATCTGTGTGAAGAAGTTGAGGGAGAAACAATGGATGATGAATATAATCTGAGTTACACTCATATCAAAGATGGGGATGATGATGACGGTACAACTGTAAGTGAGCGCGTTATCCAGGTGAATGATAAAGAAAGTGCAGAAGAAGGGATCAGAGATGGCCGTGAGGGACATTCAGATGAAGAAACTGAAGAACTAACAGAACACATGGTACCTGCAAATGTAGCCTATGACGAAGAGTTGGAAACGGACAAACTTGTGGAGCAGGAATTAGAAAATCTGTGCACAGACAGCTATAGTGCTCACTTTGCGCAGCAGCAAGACGGCGACCAACTGCTATACACGAATGACGAGTCTGACCGTGAGAtaacagaggaagaagaggacatGTCTTACTGTGAGACTGGAACAAAGGTGAACCATGAACTTGTATCTTCCACTACAATTATAGATCAAACTTCTGAAAACCCAAGTGTCAGTGATTTGGCGGATATGACGCATCACATAGACACTGTGGATGTAGAGGACATCCACTATGAAGATCAAGAAGTGAAAGATACCccagagaaaagagaagaagagggtGGGCCTAATGTGTCCATGGTGACGCATGCTGATATAGCAGAAGATCAGTCTGGATTTAGCAAATTTATGAGCAGTCCTGAGATGGAAGAAATCAACAACTCAGTGGATCCAAATTCTGTGTTACTCGTGACAACAGATGAGGAAAATGTGCAGGATATGGCAGCTCAGGATGAGGTAAAAGATGCTTTCCCTCTTGAAGTTATCGGTCAGTCTCAAGAACAAGATGAGAGTGATAAAGATTGCCAGGAGCTTCCTGAAGCTGAATGGGAAGTTCTAGGAGACCCAAGAGAGGATTCTGAAGCCAGGGATGAGATTGAATATGATGATAAATGTCAAAAAGTGCCAGAAACCACAAACGAGGGTGATGTTATACACCAGGAGGAGCCCCTTGAGATTCCCAATGAAAGTACAGCTGATGAAAATGGTATTTTTAAGGCAAATGATCCAGCAAACAATGGGCTCAATGGTCTCTTTTCCTCTGGCATAAAGAGTGACTTCTGGGTGTCCTCTTTAGAGAGCGGTGCCACCGGTGAACCAGCTGATGCCTGCAATGAAGCAGCTGAGCAAACTAATGAGAATCTGGGATTTGTTGACAACCTAGTCTGGGAGATTACAAAAAACCAGAATGCCTTTAACGGCAAGTCCAGGGTGGATATTGAGTCAGCGCTCACTACTAAGAGCGAGCACGAACAAATGGATAAACAAGTAAAGCAGGTGTTGGGTAGAAATGTTAGCGAGGGGGAGTTGGTTCATTCTGAGGAGtctgaagctgaagctgaatTGTGGTCATCTGGAGAGGAACCAGCATAA
- the LOC101480025 gene encoding uncharacterized protein LOC101480025: protein MAEDEVNYASVVFKPNQQQRSEVKREETVYDEVKVQNKATEQTPVTNVKKEETVYDEVKVQNKATEQTPVTNASAEFLPDKKSNRRCRHYQQLACCLGMLCIILALGIIAVSVYHVTLIYEIDETELNQLKENQTTLNAVNHNLTKLNNQLSSDNEDLKRNQTKLTLQMNNLTQVFNVLDKEVTNLTAENQKLKGKNEELKTQNKDLEAEKKNLTEQTQQMTTPWDELNVSRAQWSIDAYCPRENNNRKCNACQKGWELNSSCYATNNADQGEWKTWEEARKDCRGKISDLAVAINEEEMKIIREKSWQYNENKGYWIGLRVEDGKWKWLDGRNLTNNSWIDQSSPSDGHCAISLQNQGFKSVSCDEKNQWICKKKALSV from the exons ATGGCAGAGGACGAGGTTAACTACGCATCAGTTGTATTTAAACCTAACCAACAACAAAGATCAGAAG TTAAAAGGGAAGAAACAGTGTATGATGAAGTAAAGGTGCAAAATAAGGCAACAGAACAAACTCCTGTCACAAATG ttaaaaaggaagaaacagtGTATGATGAAGTAAAGGTGCAAAATAAGGCAACAGAACAAACTCCTGTCACAAATG CTTCTGCAGAATTCTTGCCCGACAAGAAATCAAACCGTAGATGTCGCCACTATCAGCAGTTGGCTTGTTGTTTGGGCATGCTTTGTATAATTTTGGCATTGGGCATCATAGCAGTCAGTGTCTATC ATGTCACATTAATTTATGAGATTGATGAAACTGAGCTGAACCAactgaaagaaaaccaaacaacttTAAATGCTGTCAATCATAACCTGACAAAACTCAACAACCAACTCAGCTCAGACAATGAAGACTTGAAGAGGAACCAAACCAAGCTCACACTCCAGATGAACAACCTGACTCAAGTCTTTAATGTCTTAGATAAAGAGGTGACAAACCTGACTGCAGAAAACCAGAAACTTAAAGGGAAAAATGAGGAGCTGAAGACTCAGAATAAGGACCTGGAGGCAGAGAAGAAAAACCTAACAGAACAAACGCAACAGATGACGACACCATGGGACGAGCTCAATGTTAGTCGAGCTCAGTGGAGCATTGATGCCTACTGTCCCCGAGAAAATAACA ACAGAAAGTGTAACGCTTGTCAGAAGGGCTGGGAATTAAATTCCAGCTGCTATGCAACTAATAATGCTGACCAAGGTGAATGGAAAACCTGGGAAGAAGCTCGAAAAGACTGCagaggaaagatttcagatttGGCTGTTGCAATTAatgaagaagaaatg AAAATTATTCGTGAAAAGAGTTGGCAAtataatgaaaacaaaggataCTGGATTGGCCTGAGAGTTGAAGATGGGAAATGGAAGTGGCTGGATGGAAGGAATCTGACTAATAA CTCCTGGATCGACCAGTCATCTCCTTCTGATGGTCACTGTGCAATCTCTCTCCAAAACCAAGGATTTAAATCAGTCAGCTGTGATGAGAAGAACCAATGGATCTGCAAGAAGAAAGCTTTGTCTGTTTGA